One Caldisericota bacterium DNA window includes the following coding sequences:
- a CDS encoding SsrA-binding protein, whose translation TKEAGIQLEGYETKSVRAGKVNLHGSFIKERNGEFFIYKMFIATNPSAHNVKGERRRRKLLLHEYEIIKWSSRVKEKGYTIIPLDVHTAHNRIKVKIALVRSKKLFGDKRKEEEKRIKREISRVRRLR comes from the coding sequence ACACAAAGGAAGCCGGTATCCAACTGGAAGGGTACGAGACGAAATCTGTGAGGGCTGGAAAGGTGAATTTGCATGGCAGTTTTATAAAGGAAAGAAACGGCGAATTTTTTATATACAAGATGTTTATCGCGACAAATCCTTCGGCGCACAATGTAAAAGGTGAAAGACGGCGGCGGAAGCTTTTACTTCACGAGTATGAAATTATTAAATGGAGTTCAAGAGTAAAGGAGAAAGGATATACAATTATTCCTCTCGATGTTCATACAGCGCACAATCGGATAAAGGTGAAAATTGCACTTGTGCGTTCTAAAAAGCTGTTTGGCGACAAGAGAAAAGAAGAGGAAAAAAGGATAAAAAGAGAGATAAGCAGGGTAAGGAGATTAAGATGA